The genomic stretch CAtcaaatccatatgcaacaattccATAATCTTGGAAGTGGTAAGATGTTTGATCTTTGGATGTGACATCTTAGTTTGTTTACCAACCTGACATTCTCCACATacttttccttcatcaatttaCAGCTTTGggattcctctcacagcttccttGGATATGATCTTCTTCATCCCTCTTAGATGTAGATGTCCAAGTTTTTGATGCCACAATTtaacctcttcttcttctttttccatAGATCATATAGTGGAATAACTAGAGGTTTTAGGCTCCCACAAGTAGCAGTTGTCTTTGGATCTGAATCTCTTCATGACTTCCTCATTTTCTCCATTTGTGACTacacattcatctttggtgaatCTGACATTGAATCCTTGATTACATAGCTGACTGATGCTGATCAGATTTGCAGCCAGTCCTTTTACAAGTAGAACATTATCCAGTTTTAGAACTCCGAGACATTCTAGTTTTCCAACCCCTTTGAtctctcctttagctccatcaccaaaggtcacATAACTAGTGGAATGAGGTTTGATATCTACTAATAAGTTCTTTATTCCATTCATGTGCTTTGAGCAGCCACTATCAAAGTACCGGTCTTCTTTGGCTGACACTCTTATAGAAGTGTGGGCTATTAAGGCAATAGTTTTAGCAATCCATTGTTGTTTCTTAACAGGAACATTCTGCTTAGGTCTGACCTGAAGTGTCAGACTGGGATAACCATAAAGTCTGAAATAGAAAGGTTTTATGTGTCCAAATCtcccacagtaatgacatctccatctttgaaattttCTCTTTGACTGGTTCAACCCCCTTTTTTCACGATGTTGTAACATTGGTCTTGACATCTGGTTTGACATGTGAACTTCAAGATTTGACCTCTTAAACCCTAAAATATTCTTGACATGTCACCTACTTTTTGTCCAACTTGCAGAATTTCTTACAAGGAGTCAGTACCATTGTTCAGAATTCTGAtggattttgacatctgatcaagtttggaatTCAACATGCTGATTTCACAATtgagagagtctatggttgcaagatgctCTTTCTTCTTAGATTCCAATTCCTTTATGAGTTTCTTTTGCTTCTCCCCTTGTTTACATACTTCAGCACTCCTGACACACAGCTCTTTGTATGAGGCTGCAAGTTCATCAAAGGTCAGCTCAtcttcactggaatcatcatcagatgcatAGATACTGGTTAGTGCTGTAAAATGTTTTGTATATTCCTCTTCAGACTCACTATCAGAATCTCCATCAGACCATGTGACAGATAGCCCTTTCTTTTGCTTCTTGAGGTAAGTAGGGCATTCAACTCTAATGTTTCCATAGCCTTCATATCCATGACACTGAATCCCTTTGCCTTGGTTGGGCTTCTCTTCAGTTTTTGATCTTCTGCTAGAGTCATAGGTCCTACTGTTGTCAGAGGCaatgttcttgacatttggtctggacttctgatctattctttttataaatttgttgaattgtcTAGCAACCATGGCTATGGCTTTTGACAGAttctcatcacttccaccattgctttcttctgAGTCCTCTTCAGTGTTAGATACaaaagctatgctcttgttcttcttttcaacattgtCACACAtacccatctcaaaggtttggagGGAACCAATGAGTTCATTTACCTTCATTTTGTTGATATCCTAAGCCTCTTCTATAGCAGTAACCTTCATAGAAAATCTCTTAGGCAGTGACCTGAGGATCTTTCTCACcagcttttcttcagacatttttcTTCTAAGGCTCCTGAGGTATTGGCAATCTTAAGAATATTCATGTAAAATCATGAATggtctcatcctctttcatccTTAGATTCTCAAACTTAGTAGTTAACATCTGAAGTCTAGACATTTTCACCTTGGATgtaccttcatgagttgtttTGAGAGTATCCCAAACATCTTTGGCCAGTTCACAGTGCTGCACAAGTCTTAATATATTCTTGTTTATTCCATTGAACAATGCATTTAGAGCCTTGGAGTTTCCTAAAGCTAACTCTTCCTCATCCTTTCTCCATTCTTCTTCAAGTATTAACACAGTTGTTCCATTTTTCTCTTTCTTCACaagatgttcccatcctttgttcacagctctccaagcCTTGCTATCCACAGACTACAAGAaggctaccatacgaggtttctagtagtcatagttagacccATCCAtaatgggtggtctattcccaaatcCTCCATCattgtccatagtaccagaatttacTGTctctagatctcacccagaaatagacaggcagggtgcctgctctgatgccaatttaaAATTCTAGTAACAGAAAATCGATGTTGTATCGGATGTTATGACATGCACTACTGAACAGATTATTACTTTTTAGCAGTAAGTAGATAAAAATAGTAAAGAACACagtgaattgtttacccagtttggcGTACAataacacctactctgggggctaccaagccagggaggaaatccactataagtagtattaattcagagttaaaTAACCAATTTActctcctcacttaagacctacccaatgcaatctcaaTCTAATTCTAGACCTGAGTTCCTACttactccccctcaatcacagcagtgataacaaACAAGCAAACACAAATAAATTCAACTTGAAGACCTACTTCAAACAAATCTTGGTctttcttaaaagcttcaattaAGAGACacaacactcgtgcttaaaagcttagagtgacacaaccaATTACAACTTAAACACCCTATTCCAATACAGTCATCAAAGTGACTATTGCTTGGATTACAAGAAAACACTAAGACACAAACACACGTAAAAACTCGGTTCACAAAACACATAATTCTTCACTTCAAAATCTCTGCCTCTACAAGTAGGATTAGCAATCTTCTTATAGGCAGATTCTGGGCCTTGGGCCTAAAGtatataaattagggttaacctaatttccacaatTCCAGGGTACTACAATATAGGCCATAGGCGTGGTCTCTTATTGTTATACAATCAGCACTGAATAGATGGTTTCCTAAAATATAGCCTGAgttaaataaggaaacataacagaAAACATTACAGCCCATTCTGACTAGATACTGATGTCACAACATTCAGCATGACATCTAGTAAAACTCTGTATTAGCTAAGCACACATATCCTGTAGTACACTACacaagcatgtcatgacatcagtcaagacatctaAACACAGACctatgttttaccataaaatgcagccaatcacaAACATCTACATAGTGGAGAAGGCTGAAGGGGGGTATTAACTAATCTTTGGAAGATTATGGGAAACATATATCTTAACAAAACTTTATTAGATTCAAAAAATGAGAGGCCCTCTTCCTTGGACACGAAGCACAAAGAATTTCAATTTTCCATGGAGAAGTAAAGGGAAGAAAAAAAGCTGAAGGAGGGGATTTATTAGAAACAGTGTGAGGATCTAACACAGATAAAATAAGATATGCGGACTCTAAAGAAAATGAACAATTTTAATACTGGTACCAAGGGTTCGCTACAAGCTAACTTGGAGGAGTCATGAGTGAAAAAATTCATCAACTCTAATCAGGCCTTCGAGAAGGCAAAGAAGTTGATTCGGTTCTTGTACCCCACACTCGACTTGAGTAAGCTCAACTTATTCTAGGTCGTTTGAGATGCGAAGCTGGTTAAAGAGGCTGATGAAAAGAGTACTTCGCCTTCTAGAGAAAGTGGCGTGCCCATTATAGATCAAGGGATTACACTTCTTTCTTATGAAGAGATTAGACCTATCCCGGTTCAGCCCATTTTTGAAGAAGAGGCCACACCCATTTCAAAAGAGGCTAGATATATTACTTGAGAGGATAATTCATACATTCTACTAGAAGATTGACTCTAGTTGTTATTCGCGGATGAATATGTTATAATCGTTTCAAAAAGAATTTGTAATTCCActcttttagatgtaatttgcTAGATGACTTTGTAATCTACCTCTTTTTAAGgttttaatgaatttttatttttgagtaattgacttttagattttttgtattaaaatatttatgacaaagtaaTAGAGCAACATGCTTATAGATAAAAATGTGCTTAAAGAGGTTTTAAATTCAACAAAACTAGTCACATAGCAGATACTAAAAAGAAG from Vicia villosa cultivar HV-30 ecotype Madison, WI linkage group LG4, Vvil1.0, whole genome shotgun sequence encodes the following:
- the LOC131597794 gene encoding uncharacterized protein LOC131597794, with amino-acid sequence MKVNELIGSLQTFEMGMCDNVEKKNKSIAFVSNTEEDSEESNGGSDENLTYDSSRRSKTEEKPNQGKGIQCHGYEGYGNIRVECPTYLKKQKKGLSVTWSDGDSDSESEEEYTKHFTALTSIYASDDDSSEDELTFDELAASYKELCVRSAEVCKQGEKQKKLIKELESKKKEHLATIDSLNCEISMLNSKLDQMSKSIRILNNGTDSLLYGYPSLTLQVRPKQNVPVKKQQWIAKTIALIAHTSIRVSAKEDRYFDSGCSKHMNGIKNLLVDIKPHSTSYVTFGDGAKGEIKGVGKLECLGVLKLDNVLLVKGLAANLISISQLCNQGFNVRFTKDECVVTNGENEEVMKRFRSKDNCYLWEPKTSSYSTI